DNA from Acidobacteriota bacterium:
GCTTTTGCGCATGAAGAATCCATGGTCAGAAAGTTACTGACCGGAACTACCAGCATGGCGCCCGTTCCATGGAATATCTTCACAGACTTCAGGCGACATTTGTGGCATACTTCCCGTAAAGATGAATCAGGTCACGGGCGATTTGTGTTAGCGGAAAAAGCTACGATGTCGCGTATGTAGTGGTTTATGGCCCATGGGAAAATAAGCGCACCGCATTGTTTACCCAGGGACTACAGTGTCAAAGAAGGGAGATCCGATGAAAAATTCAAATAAATTCTGGTTTGTTGTCCCCGCATTTGCACTGGCTCTGACTTTCCTGCTGTTGCCGGCATGGGGAGCGCAGGGCAGCAAGTCTCATAAGACCGCGAAGTCTTCTATGGAAGCGAAGAGCAACGCGGCCGTGGTTGATCTCAACACAGCAAGCAAAGAAGAGTTGCAGGCTCTGCCCGGAATCGGTGAAGCGTATGCGCAGAAAATCATTGATGGGAGGCCCTACAAAGCGAAAACGGACCTCGTGAATAAGAAGATCGTTCCCGCGGCCACCTACAAGA
Protein-coding regions in this window:
- a CDS encoding helix-hairpin-helix domain-containing protein, with protein sequence MKNSNKFWFVVPAFALALTFLLLPAWGAQGSKSHKTAKSSMEAKSNAAVVDLNTASKEELQALPGIGEAYAQKIIDGRPYKAKTDLVNKKIVPAATYKKIAHLVIAKQKSKR